The genomic segment AAAGCTTTAAGCAGCGAATGCACTGTCCTTCCGTTTAAAAGGTCCCCGCATACTCCGATTTTAAACCCATTCAAAGCCCCTTTTTCACGGCGTATGGTTACAAGATCTGTCAGCGTCTGTGTTGGATGCAGATGACCGCCGTCCCCAGCGTTTATAACCGGGATTTTAGAATAAAGTCCAGCTGCAAAGGCCGCCCCTTCAACCGGATGGCGCATAGCAATTATATCAGCATAGTTTGCAATGGTTTTTATTGTATCTTTTAAATTTTCACCTTTTGAAACAGAGGAAGTGTTATAATCTGAAAATTCGATATAATTCCCGCCCAGCCTTATCATAGCTGACTGAAAAGAGAAAAACGTTCTCGTGCTTGGCTCAAAAAAAGGTGTGGCTAGGATTTTTCCCTCGCACACACGCTTATATCTTTCACTATGTTCAATAATATCTTCACAAAGAGCATACATCCTATTCCACTCTGATATACTCATTTCGTTGAAATCAATAAAATGTTTTTTCACGTTCTATTTACACCATCCTATTCATTTTTTCTATTATACCACATAACACAACGCATGCAACTAAAAGATATATAAGCCGCATTTTAAAAATATCCCGGCCTTTTACCGGGATATTTTACTTAATAATCTTTATACAATTTCGTCCTGCTGCTTTCGCTTCATATAGCGCCCTGTCCGCATTTGTAAGATATTTATTAATAGAATCCATCGTCCCTCCGGAAATACCGAAGCTGGAAGTAACTTTTATTATTGTATTGCCATATTTTATTTCACATGACTCTATATTTCTTCGCATTTCTTCTGCAATCTCTGCCGCCTCCTCAATATTTTTTTGAGGAAGGAAAATTACAAATTCTTCTCCGCCAAACCTTCCCAAAAGTCCAATATTGTCGACAAATCCTGAGCAGATCCCGGAGACTGTTTTAAGAGTTATATCTCCTGCCTGATGTCCATAAGTATCATTAATATTTTTAAAATTATCAAGATCCAACATTACTAAGGAAACCTGCTGATTTTGTGATAATGCAGATTTAAGAGCGTTCTCACTCCATTCGATAAAATACCGTCTGTTATACAAGCCAGTAAGATCGTCATGTGAAGCTAAAAAATCAAGGCGTTTCACAATATCAACATAATTTGTAACGTCGGTTATCGTTATGATACTTCCGATAGTTATATTATTTTTATCGGTAACAGCTGCTGTTTTCATATGAT from the Bacillota bacterium genome contains:
- a CDS encoding aspartate carbamoyltransferase; protein product: MSISEWNRMYALCEDIIEHSERYKRVCEGKILATPFFEPSTRTFFSFQSAMIRLGGNYIEFSDYNTSSVSKGENLKDTIKTIANYADIIAMRHPVEGAAFAAGLYSKIPVINAGDGGHLHPTQTLTDLVTIRREKGALNGFKIGVCGDLLNGRTVHSLLKA